Proteins from a single region of Candidatus Woesearchaeota archaeon:
- a CDS encoding phosphoglycerate kinase, with translation MVTTQKRFLLSTFPLEYKTVFLRVDYNVPLDNKKNPKVLDNTKIKESLPTILFLLQKKCKIILATHIGRPEGKVVETLRVAPVVKELRRLLHRYQKYTVLAAPDSIGKEVVTKIAKMKPESILFLENLRFYQQEEDNDPAFAHTLADFAEVYVNDAFGTSHRAHASVEAITHFLPSMAGFLLEKEIYYLGKALNPAHPAVWVMGGAKLSKVELMKKAMLKADYILVGGALAFAFLKVQGKSVGMSKIDATALQTAKELLKNKNASKLLFPVDFAIASSMDLRATRSVVESNKIPPLAFALDIGPRTIELYTSYLHKARTVVWNGPLGYFESTRFAQGTRDIARVMSTLSATTICGGGETEEAIRKFRLEHTMTHVSTGGGACLEFLEGKKLPALEALLQNYITFKSRFNMHIKK, from the coding sequence ATGGTTACAACACAGAAACGGTTTTTGCTGAGTACATTTCCGCTGGAGTATAAGACTGTTTTTTTGCGTGTTGATTATAATGTCCCTCTTGATAATAAGAAGAATCCAAAAGTGCTGGATAATACCAAAATTAAAGAAAGTTTGCCAACGATCCTGTTTCTGCTTCAAAAGAAGTGCAAGATTATTCTCGCAACACATATTGGTAGACCAGAAGGGAAAGTGGTGGAGACTCTGCGGGTCGCACCCGTGGTGAAAGAATTACGTCGTCTTCTTCATCGATATCAAAAGTACACCGTTCTTGCTGCCCCAGATAGTATAGGGAAAGAAGTTGTTACCAAAATTGCAAAGATGAAACCAGAATCTATTTTGTTTTTAGAGAATTTACGGTTTTATCAACAAGAAGAAGATAATGACCCTGCATTTGCCCATACACTTGCTGATTTTGCAGAAGTATATGTTAATGATGCATTTGGAACTTCCCATCGAGCACATGCTTCAGTAGAAGCAATCACTCATTTCCTTCCATCAATGGCAGGGTTTCTTCTAGAAAAAGAGATCTATTATTTAGGAAAAGCACTTAATCCTGCACATCCCGCAGTGTGGGTGATGGGAGGGGCAAAACTGTCTAAAGTAGAATTAATGAAAAAAGCCATGCTAAAAGCAGATTATATTTTAGTAGGCGGCGCACTTGCATTTGCGTTTTTAAAAGTTCAAGGAAAATCAGTAGGTATGTCAAAAATTGATGCGACTGCGTTGCAAACAGCAAAAGAGCTATTGAAAAATAAAAATGCGAGTAAACTGCTCTTTCCAGTTGATTTTGCCATTGCCTCTTCAATGGATTTGCGAGCAACACGCAGTGTTGTTGAAAGTAATAAGATTCCTCCTCTCGCTTTTGCGTTAGATATCGGACCACGAACAATAGAATTGTATACTTCTTATTTGCATAAAGCGCGCACGGTAGTTTGGAATGGGCCATTAGGATATTTCGAATCGACACGTTTTGCACAGGGAACTCGGGATATTGCACGAGTTATGAGTACATTAAGCGCGACGACGATTTGCGGAGGAGGAGAAACGGAAGAAGCAATACGCAAGTTCCGATTAGAACATACTATGACTCATGTGTCTACGGGTGGCGGAGCTTGCCTCGAATTTTTGGAAGGAAAAAAACTTCCCGCATTAGAAGCATTATTACAGAATTATATTACGTTTAAGTCTAGGTTTAACATGCATATTAAAAAGTAG